A single genomic interval of Agelaius phoeniceus isolate bAgePho1 chromosome 31, bAgePho1.hap1, whole genome shotgun sequence harbors:
- the ARNT gene encoding aryl hydrocarbon receptor nuclear translocator isoform X5, translating into MAATAASAEMAADVSSLGAAVGSGNAGSGAQAGAAPRGSKRRPGLDFDDDGEGNSKFLRCDDDPMPNDKERFARSDDEQSSADKERLARENHSEIERRRRNKMTAYITELSDMVPTCSALARKPDKLTILRMAVSHMKSLRGTGNTSTDGTYKPSFLTDQELKHLILEAADGFLFIVSCETGRVVYVSDSVTPVLNQPQSEWFGSTLYEQVHPDDVGKLREQLSTSENALTEGTKPWCLSTKDAAAPPESASKGRILDLKTGTVKKEGQQSMRMCMGSRRSFICRMRCGNSSVDPVTVNRLSFMRNRCRNGLGAAKDGEPHYVVVHCTGYIKAWPPAGVSLPDDDPDAGQGSKFCLVAIGRLQVTSSPNCTDMNNVCQPTEFISRHNTEGIFTFIDHRCVATVGYQPQELLGKDIVDFCHPEDQQLLRDSFQQVVKLKGQVLSVMFRFRSKNREWLWMRTSSFTFQNPYSDEIEYIICTNTNVKNSSQESRPALANSMPRPQLGQSVSLPLDMGTAPLPSRQQQPPQAELEVGPGRESLAGYEHSQVPVQPVSAAGPEHSKPLEKAESLFSQERDPRFGEIFPGISTDESKAIPASTMPANPPLFAQGNTFTAARPAENFRSSSMVPPVNIIQQQQPSPSGRVLSQISRHSSPAQQVASQTVKTRPPSFGMGTFQGTPSSFSSMTAPGSTASPTTAPYPALASRGTGFTATEAAPTPAPFQPRAADAVGMWPQWQGQHHGPASGEQHVQQPQPGQPEVFPDMLTMLGDQGPNYNNEEFPELNIFPSFSE; encoded by the exons ATGGCCGCCACCGCCGCCAGCGCGG AGATGGCAGCCGATGTTTCCTCGTTGGGTGCCGCCGTCGGCTCCGGGAACGCCGGCTCgggagcccaggctggggcagctccgAGAGGCAGCAAGAGACGGCCTGG gctCGATTTTGATGATGATGGAGAAGGGAACAGTAAATTCCTCAG ATGTGATGATGACCCCATGCCAAATGATAAAGAGAGATTTGCCAG gtCTGATGATGAGCAGAGTTCAGCGGATAAGGAGAGACTTGCCAG GGAGAACCACAGCGAGATCGAGCGCCGGAGGAGGAACAAGATGACGGCCTACATCACGGAGCTGTCCGACATGGTGCCCACGTGCAGCGCCCTGGCGCGCAAGCCGGACAAGCTGACCATCCTGCGCATGGCCGTGTCCCACATGAAATCCCTGCGCGGCACCGGCAACACCTCCACCGACGGCACCTACAAACCCTCCTTCCTCACCGACCAG gAGCTCAAACACCTGATCCTGGAGGCAGCTGATGGCTTCCTGTTCATCGTGTCGTGCGAGACGGGGCGCGTGGTTTACGTGTCGGACTCGGTGACGCCGGTGCTGAACCAGCCTCAGTCCGAGTGGTTCGGCAGCACCTTGTACGAGCAGGTGCACCCCGACGACGTGGGCaagctcagggagcagctctcCACCTCTGAGAACGCCCTCACAG AGGGGACCAAGCCCTGGTGCCTTTCTACCAAGGATGCTGCAGCCCCCCCAGAGAGTGCATCTAAAG GTCGTATCCTCGATTTGAAGACAGGGACTGTGAAGAAGGAAGGGCAGCAGTCCATGAGGATGTGCATGGGCTCCAGGAGATCTTTCATCTGCAGGATGAG GTGTGGCAACAGCTCTGTGGACCCGGTCACTGTCAATCGTCTGAGCTTCATGAGGAATCGCTGCAG GAATGGTTTAGGTGCAGCCAAGGATGGAGAACCTCACTACGTGGTCGTGCACTGCACGGGCTACATCAAGGCCTGGCCCCCAGCAG GTGTTTCCCTGCCTGATGATGACCCTGATGCTGGCCAGGGCAGCAAGTTCTGCCTGGTGGCCATTGGCAGGCTCCAG GTGACCAGCTCCCCCAACTGCACAGACATGAACAATGTCTGCCAGCCCACAGAATTCATCTCCCGACACAACACCGAAGGGATTTTCACCTTCATCGACCACCGCTGCGTGGCCACCGTGGGTTACCAGCCCCAG GAACTCTTGGGGAAAGACATTGTGGATTTCTGCCATCCAGAAGACCAACAGCTTTTACGGGACAGTTTTCAACAG GTGGTGAAGTTAAAAGGGCAGGTGCTGTCGGTCATGTTCCGCTTCCGGTCCAAGAACCGCGAGTGGCTGTGGATGAGAACCAGCTCGTTCACCTTCCAGAACCCCTACTCGGACGAGATCGAGTACATCATCTGCACCAACACCAACGTCAA GAACTCGAGCCAGGAGTCCCGGCCTGCCCTGGCAAACTCCATGCCAAGGCCTCAGCTGGGGCAGAGCGTCAGCCTTCCCCTggacatgggcacagccccactgccctCAAG gcagcagcagccaccccaggcagagctggaagtGGGCCCAGGAAGGGAGAGCTTGGCTGGCTATGAGCACTCACAG GTCCCTGTCCAGCCCGTGAGTGCTGCTGGCCCCGAGCACAGCAAGCCCCTGGAGAAGGCTGAGAGCCTGTTCAGCCAGGAGAGGGACCCACGCTTCGGGGAGATCTTCCCTGGCATCAGCACAG ATGAGAGCAAAGCCATCCCTGCCAGCACCATGCCAGCCAACCCTCCCCTGTTTGCCCAGGGAAACACCTTCACTGCTGCACGGCCTGCTGAGAACTTCAG gagcagcagcatggtCCCTCCAGTGAACAtcatccagcagcagcagccctcgCCCTCCGGCCGGGTCCTCTCCCAGATTTCCCGGcactccagcccagctcag CAAGTGGCATCTCAGACAGTGAAGACCCGACCTCCTTCCTTTGGCATGGGGACATTCCAGGGCACGCCGTCCTCCTTCAGCTCCATGACAGCGCCGGGGTCGACGGCGTCTCCCACCACAGCGCCCtacccagccctggccagccgTGGCACAGGCTTCA CAGCCACGGAGGCAGCACCGACCCCGGCCCCGTTCCAGCCCCGCGCCGCCGACGCCGTGGGAATGTGGCCGCagtggcagggacagcaccacGGCCCAGCATCCGGGGAGCAGCAcgtgcagcagccccagcccggccagcCCGAGGTCTTCCCA GACATGCTGACCATGCTGGGGGACCAAGGCCCCAACTACAACAATGAAGAATTCCCAGAGCTGAACATATTCCCTTCTTTTTCTGAATAA
- the ARNT gene encoding aryl hydrocarbon receptor nuclear translocator isoform X9, producing the protein MAATAASAEMAADVSSLGAAVGSGNAGSGAQAGAAPRGSKRRPGLDFDDDGEGNSKFLRCDDDPMPNDKERFARENHSEIERRRRNKMTAYITELSDMVPTCSALARKPDKLTILRMAVSHMKSLRGTGNTSTDGTYKPSFLTDQELKHLILEAADGFLFIVSCETGRVVYVSDSVTPVLNQPQSEWFGSTLYEQVHPDDVGKLREQLSTSENALTGRILDLKTGTVKKEGQQSMRMCMGSRRSFICRMRCGNSSVDPVTVNRLSFMRNRCRNGLGAAKDGEPHYVVVHCTGYIKAWPPAGVSLPDDDPDAGQGSKFCLVAIGRLQVTSSPNCTDMNNVCQPTEFISRHNTEGIFTFIDHRCVATVGYQPQELLGKDIVDFCHPEDQQLLRDSFQQVVKLKGQVLSVMFRFRSKNREWLWMRTSSFTFQNPYSDEIEYIICTNTNVKNSSQESRPALANSMPRPQLGQSVSLPLDMGTAPLPSRQQQPPQAELEVGPGRESLAGYEHSQVPVQPVSAAGPEHSKPLEKAESLFSQERDPRFGEIFPGISTDESKAIPASTMPANPPLFAQGNTFTAARPAENFRSSSMVPPVNIIQQQQPSPSGRVLSQISRHSSPAQVSGTTWAPGTRPVFTAQQVASQTVKTRPPSFGMGTFQGTPSSFSSMTAPGSTASPTTAPYPALASRGTGFTTEAAPTPAPFQPRAADAVGMWPQWQGQHHGPASGEQHVQQPQPGQPEVFPDMLTMLGDQGPNYNNEEFPELNIFPSFSE; encoded by the exons ATGGCCGCCACCGCCGCCAGCGCGG AGATGGCAGCCGATGTTTCCTCGTTGGGTGCCGCCGTCGGCTCCGGGAACGCCGGCTCgggagcccaggctggggcagctccgAGAGGCAGCAAGAGACGGCCTGG gctCGATTTTGATGATGATGGAGAAGGGAACAGTAAATTCCTCAG ATGTGATGATGACCCCATGCCAAATGATAAAGAGAGATTTGCCAG GGAGAACCACAGCGAGATCGAGCGCCGGAGGAGGAACAAGATGACGGCCTACATCACGGAGCTGTCCGACATGGTGCCCACGTGCAGCGCCCTGGCGCGCAAGCCGGACAAGCTGACCATCCTGCGCATGGCCGTGTCCCACATGAAATCCCTGCGCGGCACCGGCAACACCTCCACCGACGGCACCTACAAACCCTCCTTCCTCACCGACCAG gAGCTCAAACACCTGATCCTGGAGGCAGCTGATGGCTTCCTGTTCATCGTGTCGTGCGAGACGGGGCGCGTGGTTTACGTGTCGGACTCGGTGACGCCGGTGCTGAACCAGCCTCAGTCCGAGTGGTTCGGCAGCACCTTGTACGAGCAGGTGCACCCCGACGACGTGGGCaagctcagggagcagctctcCACCTCTGAGAACGCCCTCACAG GTCGTATCCTCGATTTGAAGACAGGGACTGTGAAGAAGGAAGGGCAGCAGTCCATGAGGATGTGCATGGGCTCCAGGAGATCTTTCATCTGCAGGATGAG GTGTGGCAACAGCTCTGTGGACCCGGTCACTGTCAATCGTCTGAGCTTCATGAGGAATCGCTGCAG GAATGGTTTAGGTGCAGCCAAGGATGGAGAACCTCACTACGTGGTCGTGCACTGCACGGGCTACATCAAGGCCTGGCCCCCAGCAG GTGTTTCCCTGCCTGATGATGACCCTGATGCTGGCCAGGGCAGCAAGTTCTGCCTGGTGGCCATTGGCAGGCTCCAG GTGACCAGCTCCCCCAACTGCACAGACATGAACAATGTCTGCCAGCCCACAGAATTCATCTCCCGACACAACACCGAAGGGATTTTCACCTTCATCGACCACCGCTGCGTGGCCACCGTGGGTTACCAGCCCCAG GAACTCTTGGGGAAAGACATTGTGGATTTCTGCCATCCAGAAGACCAACAGCTTTTACGGGACAGTTTTCAACAG GTGGTGAAGTTAAAAGGGCAGGTGCTGTCGGTCATGTTCCGCTTCCGGTCCAAGAACCGCGAGTGGCTGTGGATGAGAACCAGCTCGTTCACCTTCCAGAACCCCTACTCGGACGAGATCGAGTACATCATCTGCACCAACACCAACGTCAA GAACTCGAGCCAGGAGTCCCGGCCTGCCCTGGCAAACTCCATGCCAAGGCCTCAGCTGGGGCAGAGCGTCAGCCTTCCCCTggacatgggcacagccccactgccctCAAG gcagcagcagccaccccaggcagagctggaagtGGGCCCAGGAAGGGAGAGCTTGGCTGGCTATGAGCACTCACAG GTCCCTGTCCAGCCCGTGAGTGCTGCTGGCCCCGAGCACAGCAAGCCCCTGGAGAAGGCTGAGAGCCTGTTCAGCCAGGAGAGGGACCCACGCTTCGGGGAGATCTTCCCTGGCATCAGCACAG ATGAGAGCAAAGCCATCCCTGCCAGCACCATGCCAGCCAACCCTCCCCTGTTTGCCCAGGGAAACACCTTCACTGCTGCACGGCCTGCTGAGAACTTCAG gagcagcagcatggtCCCTCCAGTGAACAtcatccagcagcagcagccctcgCCCTCCGGCCGGGTCCTCTCCCAGATTTCCCGGcactccagcccagctcaggtcAGCGGGACCACCTGGGCTCCAGGGACACGGCCGGTGTTCACAGCCCAG CAAGTGGCATCTCAGACAGTGAAGACCCGACCTCCTTCCTTTGGCATGGGGACATTCCAGGGCACGCCGTCCTCCTTCAGCTCCATGACAGCGCCGGGGTCGACGGCGTCTCCCACCACAGCGCCCtacccagccctggccagccgTGGCACAGGCTTCA CCACGGAGGCAGCACCGACCCCGGCCCCGTTCCAGCCCCGCGCCGCCGACGCCGTGGGAATGTGGCCGCagtggcagggacagcaccacGGCCCAGCATCCGGGGAGCAGCAcgtgcagcagccccagcccggccagcCCGAGGTCTTCCCA GACATGCTGACCATGCTGGGGGACCAAGGCCCCAACTACAACAATGAAGAATTCCCAGAGCTGAACATATTCCCTTCTTTTTCTGAATAA
- the ARNT gene encoding aryl hydrocarbon receptor nuclear translocator isoform X8, which translates to MAATAASAEMAADVSSLGAAVGSGNAGSGAQAGAAPRGSKRRPGLDFDDDGEGNSKFLRCDDDPMPNDKERFARENHSEIERRRRNKMTAYITELSDMVPTCSALARKPDKLTILRMAVSHMKSLRGTGNTSTDGTYKPSFLTDQELKHLILEAADGFLFIVSCETGRVVYVSDSVTPVLNQPQSEWFGSTLYEQVHPDDVGKLREQLSTSENALTGRILDLKTGTVKKEGQQSMRMCMGSRRSFICRMRCGNSSVDPVTVNRLSFMRNRCRNGLGAAKDGEPHYVVVHCTGYIKAWPPAGVSLPDDDPDAGQGSKFCLVAIGRLQVTSSPNCTDMNNVCQPTEFISRHNTEGIFTFIDHRCVATVGYQPQELLGKDIVDFCHPEDQQLLRDSFQQVVKLKGQVLSVMFRFRSKNREWLWMRTSSFTFQNPYSDEIEYIICTNTNVKNSSQESRPALANSMPRPQLGQSVSLPLDMGTAPLPSRQQQPPQAELEVGPGRESLAGYEHSQVPVQPVSAAGPEHSKPLEKAESLFSQERDPRFGEIFPGISTDESKAIPASTMPANPPLFAQGNTFTAARPAENFRSSSMVPPVNIIQQQQPSPSGRVLSQISRHSSPAQVSGTTWAPGTRPVFTAQQVASQTVKTRPPSFGMGTFQGTPSSFSSMTAPGSTASPTTAPYPALASRGTGFTATEAAPTPAPFQPRAADAVGMWPQWQGQHHGPASGEQHVQQPQPGQPEVFPDMLTMLGDQGPNYNNEEFPELNIFPSFSE; encoded by the exons ATGGCCGCCACCGCCGCCAGCGCGG AGATGGCAGCCGATGTTTCCTCGTTGGGTGCCGCCGTCGGCTCCGGGAACGCCGGCTCgggagcccaggctggggcagctccgAGAGGCAGCAAGAGACGGCCTGG gctCGATTTTGATGATGATGGAGAAGGGAACAGTAAATTCCTCAG ATGTGATGATGACCCCATGCCAAATGATAAAGAGAGATTTGCCAG GGAGAACCACAGCGAGATCGAGCGCCGGAGGAGGAACAAGATGACGGCCTACATCACGGAGCTGTCCGACATGGTGCCCACGTGCAGCGCCCTGGCGCGCAAGCCGGACAAGCTGACCATCCTGCGCATGGCCGTGTCCCACATGAAATCCCTGCGCGGCACCGGCAACACCTCCACCGACGGCACCTACAAACCCTCCTTCCTCACCGACCAG gAGCTCAAACACCTGATCCTGGAGGCAGCTGATGGCTTCCTGTTCATCGTGTCGTGCGAGACGGGGCGCGTGGTTTACGTGTCGGACTCGGTGACGCCGGTGCTGAACCAGCCTCAGTCCGAGTGGTTCGGCAGCACCTTGTACGAGCAGGTGCACCCCGACGACGTGGGCaagctcagggagcagctctcCACCTCTGAGAACGCCCTCACAG GTCGTATCCTCGATTTGAAGACAGGGACTGTGAAGAAGGAAGGGCAGCAGTCCATGAGGATGTGCATGGGCTCCAGGAGATCTTTCATCTGCAGGATGAG GTGTGGCAACAGCTCTGTGGACCCGGTCACTGTCAATCGTCTGAGCTTCATGAGGAATCGCTGCAG GAATGGTTTAGGTGCAGCCAAGGATGGAGAACCTCACTACGTGGTCGTGCACTGCACGGGCTACATCAAGGCCTGGCCCCCAGCAG GTGTTTCCCTGCCTGATGATGACCCTGATGCTGGCCAGGGCAGCAAGTTCTGCCTGGTGGCCATTGGCAGGCTCCAG GTGACCAGCTCCCCCAACTGCACAGACATGAACAATGTCTGCCAGCCCACAGAATTCATCTCCCGACACAACACCGAAGGGATTTTCACCTTCATCGACCACCGCTGCGTGGCCACCGTGGGTTACCAGCCCCAG GAACTCTTGGGGAAAGACATTGTGGATTTCTGCCATCCAGAAGACCAACAGCTTTTACGGGACAGTTTTCAACAG GTGGTGAAGTTAAAAGGGCAGGTGCTGTCGGTCATGTTCCGCTTCCGGTCCAAGAACCGCGAGTGGCTGTGGATGAGAACCAGCTCGTTCACCTTCCAGAACCCCTACTCGGACGAGATCGAGTACATCATCTGCACCAACACCAACGTCAA GAACTCGAGCCAGGAGTCCCGGCCTGCCCTGGCAAACTCCATGCCAAGGCCTCAGCTGGGGCAGAGCGTCAGCCTTCCCCTggacatgggcacagccccactgccctCAAG gcagcagcagccaccccaggcagagctggaagtGGGCCCAGGAAGGGAGAGCTTGGCTGGCTATGAGCACTCACAG GTCCCTGTCCAGCCCGTGAGTGCTGCTGGCCCCGAGCACAGCAAGCCCCTGGAGAAGGCTGAGAGCCTGTTCAGCCAGGAGAGGGACCCACGCTTCGGGGAGATCTTCCCTGGCATCAGCACAG ATGAGAGCAAAGCCATCCCTGCCAGCACCATGCCAGCCAACCCTCCCCTGTTTGCCCAGGGAAACACCTTCACTGCTGCACGGCCTGCTGAGAACTTCAG gagcagcagcatggtCCCTCCAGTGAACAtcatccagcagcagcagccctcgCCCTCCGGCCGGGTCCTCTCCCAGATTTCCCGGcactccagcccagctcaggtcAGCGGGACCACCTGGGCTCCAGGGACACGGCCGGTGTTCACAGCCCAG CAAGTGGCATCTCAGACAGTGAAGACCCGACCTCCTTCCTTTGGCATGGGGACATTCCAGGGCACGCCGTCCTCCTTCAGCTCCATGACAGCGCCGGGGTCGACGGCGTCTCCCACCACAGCGCCCtacccagccctggccagccgTGGCACAGGCTTCA CAGCCACGGAGGCAGCACCGACCCCGGCCCCGTTCCAGCCCCGCGCCGCCGACGCCGTGGGAATGTGGCCGCagtggcagggacagcaccacGGCCCAGCATCCGGGGAGCAGCAcgtgcagcagccccagcccggccagcCCGAGGTCTTCCCA GACATGCTGACCATGCTGGGGGACCAAGGCCCCAACTACAACAATGAAGAATTCCCAGAGCTGAACATATTCCCTTCTTTTTCTGAATAA
- the ARNT gene encoding aryl hydrocarbon receptor nuclear translocator isoform X4 — translation MAATAASAEMAADVSSLGAAVGSGNAGSGAQAGAAPRGSKRRPGLDFDDDGEGNSKFLRCDDDPMPNDKERFARENHSEIERRRRNKMTAYITELSDMVPTCSALARKPDKLTILRMAVSHMKSLRGTGNTSTDGTYKPSFLTDQELKHLILEAADGFLFIVSCETGRVVYVSDSVTPVLNQPQSEWFGSTLYEQVHPDDVGKLREQLSTSENALTEGTKPWCLSTKDAAAPPESASKGRILDLKTGTVKKEGQQSMRMCMGSRRSFICRMRCGNSSVDPVTVNRLSFMRNRCRNGLGAAKDGEPHYVVVHCTGYIKAWPPAGVSLPDDDPDAGQGSKFCLVAIGRLQVTSSPNCTDMNNVCQPTEFISRHNTEGIFTFIDHRCVATVGYQPQELLGKDIVDFCHPEDQQLLRDSFQQVVKLKGQVLSVMFRFRSKNREWLWMRTSSFTFQNPYSDEIEYIICTNTNVKNSSQESRPALANSMPRPQLGQSVSLPLDMGTAPLPSRQQQPPQAELEVGPGRESLAGYEHSQVPVQPVSAAGPEHSKPLEKAESLFSQERDPRFGEIFPGISTDESKAIPASTMPANPPLFAQGNTFTAARPAENFRSSSMVPPVNIIQQQQPSPSGRVLSQISRHSSPAQVSGTTWAPGTRPVFTAQQVASQTVKTRPPSFGMGTFQGTPSSFSSMTAPGSTASPTTAPYPALASRGTGFTATEAAPTPAPFQPRAADAVGMWPQWQGQHHGPASGEQHVQQPQPGQPEVFPDMLTMLGDQGPNYNNEEFPELNIFPSFSE, via the exons ATGGCCGCCACCGCCGCCAGCGCGG AGATGGCAGCCGATGTTTCCTCGTTGGGTGCCGCCGTCGGCTCCGGGAACGCCGGCTCgggagcccaggctggggcagctccgAGAGGCAGCAAGAGACGGCCTGG gctCGATTTTGATGATGATGGAGAAGGGAACAGTAAATTCCTCAG ATGTGATGATGACCCCATGCCAAATGATAAAGAGAGATTTGCCAG GGAGAACCACAGCGAGATCGAGCGCCGGAGGAGGAACAAGATGACGGCCTACATCACGGAGCTGTCCGACATGGTGCCCACGTGCAGCGCCCTGGCGCGCAAGCCGGACAAGCTGACCATCCTGCGCATGGCCGTGTCCCACATGAAATCCCTGCGCGGCACCGGCAACACCTCCACCGACGGCACCTACAAACCCTCCTTCCTCACCGACCAG gAGCTCAAACACCTGATCCTGGAGGCAGCTGATGGCTTCCTGTTCATCGTGTCGTGCGAGACGGGGCGCGTGGTTTACGTGTCGGACTCGGTGACGCCGGTGCTGAACCAGCCTCAGTCCGAGTGGTTCGGCAGCACCTTGTACGAGCAGGTGCACCCCGACGACGTGGGCaagctcagggagcagctctcCACCTCTGAGAACGCCCTCACAG AGGGGACCAAGCCCTGGTGCCTTTCTACCAAGGATGCTGCAGCCCCCCCAGAGAGTGCATCTAAAG GTCGTATCCTCGATTTGAAGACAGGGACTGTGAAGAAGGAAGGGCAGCAGTCCATGAGGATGTGCATGGGCTCCAGGAGATCTTTCATCTGCAGGATGAG GTGTGGCAACAGCTCTGTGGACCCGGTCACTGTCAATCGTCTGAGCTTCATGAGGAATCGCTGCAG GAATGGTTTAGGTGCAGCCAAGGATGGAGAACCTCACTACGTGGTCGTGCACTGCACGGGCTACATCAAGGCCTGGCCCCCAGCAG GTGTTTCCCTGCCTGATGATGACCCTGATGCTGGCCAGGGCAGCAAGTTCTGCCTGGTGGCCATTGGCAGGCTCCAG GTGACCAGCTCCCCCAACTGCACAGACATGAACAATGTCTGCCAGCCCACAGAATTCATCTCCCGACACAACACCGAAGGGATTTTCACCTTCATCGACCACCGCTGCGTGGCCACCGTGGGTTACCAGCCCCAG GAACTCTTGGGGAAAGACATTGTGGATTTCTGCCATCCAGAAGACCAACAGCTTTTACGGGACAGTTTTCAACAG GTGGTGAAGTTAAAAGGGCAGGTGCTGTCGGTCATGTTCCGCTTCCGGTCCAAGAACCGCGAGTGGCTGTGGATGAGAACCAGCTCGTTCACCTTCCAGAACCCCTACTCGGACGAGATCGAGTACATCATCTGCACCAACACCAACGTCAA GAACTCGAGCCAGGAGTCCCGGCCTGCCCTGGCAAACTCCATGCCAAGGCCTCAGCTGGGGCAGAGCGTCAGCCTTCCCCTggacatgggcacagccccactgccctCAAG gcagcagcagccaccccaggcagagctggaagtGGGCCCAGGAAGGGAGAGCTTGGCTGGCTATGAGCACTCACAG GTCCCTGTCCAGCCCGTGAGTGCTGCTGGCCCCGAGCACAGCAAGCCCCTGGAGAAGGCTGAGAGCCTGTTCAGCCAGGAGAGGGACCCACGCTTCGGGGAGATCTTCCCTGGCATCAGCACAG ATGAGAGCAAAGCCATCCCTGCCAGCACCATGCCAGCCAACCCTCCCCTGTTTGCCCAGGGAAACACCTTCACTGCTGCACGGCCTGCTGAGAACTTCAG gagcagcagcatggtCCCTCCAGTGAACAtcatccagcagcagcagccctcgCCCTCCGGCCGGGTCCTCTCCCAGATTTCCCGGcactccagcccagctcaggtcAGCGGGACCACCTGGGCTCCAGGGACACGGCCGGTGTTCACAGCCCAG CAAGTGGCATCTCAGACAGTGAAGACCCGACCTCCTTCCTTTGGCATGGGGACATTCCAGGGCACGCCGTCCTCCTTCAGCTCCATGACAGCGCCGGGGTCGACGGCGTCTCCCACCACAGCGCCCtacccagccctggccagccgTGGCACAGGCTTCA CAGCCACGGAGGCAGCACCGACCCCGGCCCCGTTCCAGCCCCGCGCCGCCGACGCCGTGGGAATGTGGCCGCagtggcagggacagcaccacGGCCCAGCATCCGGGGAGCAGCAcgtgcagcagccccagcccggccagcCCGAGGTCTTCCCA GACATGCTGACCATGCTGGGGGACCAAGGCCCCAACTACAACAATGAAGAATTCCCAGAGCTGAACATATTCCCTTCTTTTTCTGAATAA